A single window of Sneathiella limimaris DNA harbors:
- a CDS encoding F0F1 ATP synthase subunit A, which yields MAEGQGLHIDPMGQFQIKRFVELEAFGVDYSFTNSSLFMLIVIAAITVFLTFSMRGRAMVPGRLQSVAELSYEFIANMLKENVGSEGRKYFPFIFSVFMFVLFANLIGMIPYSFTVTSHIVVTFALALTVFILVTIVGIVRHGFKFLTLFAPSGVPIFLMPILVPIEVISYFVRPISLSVRLFANMLAGHALLKVFGAFVVGLGWLGGWLPLAFIVGLTGLEFLVAFLQAYVFAILSCLYLNDAIHLHH from the coding sequence GTGGCAGAAGGTCAGGGACTCCATATCGACCCGATGGGGCAATTCCAAATCAAACGATTTGTCGAATTGGAAGCATTTGGTGTTGATTACTCTTTTACCAATTCCTCATTGTTCATGCTGATCGTTATTGCAGCGATTACTGTCTTCCTGACATTCAGCATGCGCGGCCGGGCCATGGTTCCGGGTCGCCTGCAATCCGTTGCTGAACTTTCTTATGAATTCATTGCCAATATGCTGAAGGAAAATGTGGGGTCCGAAGGACGCAAATACTTCCCCTTCATCTTCTCTGTCTTCATGTTCGTCCTCTTTGCGAACCTGATCGGCATGATCCCTTACAGCTTCACAGTGACAAGTCATATCGTTGTGACTTTCGCTTTGGCATTGACTGTCTTCATTCTGGTAACCATCGTTGGCATCGTGCGCCACGGGTTCAAATTCCTGACCCTGTTTGCGCCATCCGGAGTTCCGATCTTCCTGATGCCGATCCTGGTTCCCATTGAAGTGATTTCCTACTTTGTCCGCCCAATCAGCCTTTCTGTTCGTTTGTTCGCCAACATGCTGGCGGGTCATGCGCTCTTGAAAGTATTTGGTGCGTTCGTGGTTGGACTTGGTTGGTTGGGAGGCTGGCTGCCGCTTGCCTTTATCGTGGGCCTGACAGGCCTTGAATTCCTGGTTGCATTCCTGCAGGCCTACGTATTCGCAATCCTGTCTTGCCTGTACCTGAACGATGCAATTCACCTGCATCACTGA
- the ispH gene encoding 4-hydroxy-3-methylbut-2-enyl diphosphate reductase — MSVPEKKLLLAAPRGFCAGVDRAIQIVEKTLEKYGAPVYVRHEIVHNRYVVENLEQKGAVFVDELNEVPKDAPVIFSAHGVAKSVPAEAESRQMFYIDATCPLVSKVHREAERHDKDGMELILIGHKGHPEVIGTMGQLEEGRISLVETVEDAASFEPRQPGAQLAYLTQTTLSVDETKDIVEKLREKFPDIASPKKEDICYATTNRQAAAKKLAEKCDGMLVIGAPNSSNSMRLVEVAKKNGCERVSLVQRAADIPWDLLEGCNVIGITAGASAPETLVEEVIEAFSKRFTVSIEEVVTSEENVTFKLPRVLEN; from the coding sequence ATGTCAGTACCGGAAAAAAAGCTTCTTCTAGCGGCCCCTCGTGGGTTCTGTGCCGGCGTAGACCGGGCAATCCAGATTGTTGAAAAAACACTGGAAAAATACGGGGCTCCCGTCTACGTCCGTCATGAGATCGTTCATAACCGCTACGTAGTGGAAAATCTTGAGCAAAAAGGCGCCGTTTTTGTTGATGAGCTGAACGAAGTTCCCAAAGACGCGCCCGTTATCTTTTCTGCTCACGGTGTGGCAAAATCTGTCCCGGCAGAAGCCGAAAGCCGGCAGATGTTCTATATCGATGCGACCTGTCCACTGGTCAGCAAAGTTCACCGGGAAGCTGAACGCCACGACAAGGATGGAATGGAATTGATCCTCATCGGACATAAAGGACACCCGGAAGTCATCGGCACCATGGGTCAGCTCGAAGAAGGTCGCATCTCACTGGTTGAAACTGTCGAAGATGCTGCCAGTTTTGAGCCGCGCCAGCCAGGCGCCCAACTTGCGTATTTGACACAGACAACCCTTTCCGTAGATGAAACAAAAGATATTGTCGAAAAACTGCGGGAAAAGTTTCCTGACATTGCCTCCCCTAAAAAGGAGGATATCTGCTACGCCACCACAAACCGGCAAGCGGCCGCCAAAAAGCTTGCAGAAAAATGTGACGGCATGCTGGTCATCGGGGCACCCAACTCATCAAATTCCATGCGATTGGTTGAGGTGGCCAAGAAAAATGGGTGTGAGCGGGTCAGTCTTGTGCAACGGGCTGCCGATATTCCCTGGGACCTTCTGGAGGGATGCAATGTAATTGGCATTACCGCTGGTGCCTCAGCCCCAGAAACATTGGTTGAAGAAGTCATTGAGGCATTCTCAAAACGATTTACAGTATCCATCGAGGAAGTGGTTACCAGCGAGGAGAATGTGACCTTCAAGCTGCCCCGCGTTCTGGAAAATTAA
- a CDS encoding PAS domain-containing protein, with the protein MRPSVTPTGTERVLHTKEIIVSKTDLTGKITYANKQFLEISGYSEDEVLGVQHNCIRHPDMPRSIFQFLWDRLKSGNEVFAYVINLCKEGDHYWVLAHVTPSMDESGNVLGYHSNRRAVNPEVVKNVIAPVYAQLKQVENAASSPKQGLADSMEVLKAFIAEKGGNYDRWIFSL; encoded by the coding sequence ATGAGACCCTCAGTCACCCCCACAGGAACCGAAAGAGTTCTTCATACAAAAGAAATTATCGTCAGTAAGACAGATCTGACCGGTAAAATCACTTATGCTAACAAGCAGTTCCTTGAAATTTCAGGATATAGTGAGGACGAAGTCCTTGGGGTTCAGCATAACTGTATCCGGCACCCGGATATGCCTCGCTCTATATTTCAGTTTCTCTGGGATCGGTTAAAGTCCGGGAACGAGGTGTTCGCCTACGTGATCAATCTTTGTAAAGAAGGCGATCATTATTGGGTGTTGGCACATGTCACCCCGTCCATGGACGAAAGTGGAAATGTCCTTGGATATCATTCAAACCGACGGGCTGTGAACCCAGAGGTTGTAAAGAATGTCATTGCCCCAGTTTATGCACAACTGAAACAAGTTGAGAATGCTGCCAGTTCCCCAAAGCAGGGACTGGCTGACAGCATGGAGGTCCTCAAAGCTTTCATCGCCGAAAAAGGAGGAAACTACGACCGCTGGATCTTCTCTTTATAG
- the gcvPA gene encoding aminomethyl-transferring glycine dehydrogenase subunit GcvPA, protein MRYMPHTAEDRAEMLKKVGVGSVDDLFADIPEEARLKGLLDLPTHAPEMDVDRKMQAYGLKNLSPSENPCFLGAGAYRHHVPSVVDHLIQRSEFLTAYTPYQPEISQGTLQALFEFQTQVAMITGMDVANASMYDGATACAEAVLMACRATRRKKAILSGNLHPHYREVTETTVQFTEFEVASDAPVLDGVEDLTANLDKDIACVVVQNPDFFGRLQDLSDLADKCHEVGALLVVVVTEIVSLGLVKSPGEMGADIVVGEGQSIGVALSYGGPYVGLFATRQKYVRQMPGRLCGETVDQEGNRGFVLTLSTREQHIRREKATSNICTNAGLCSLAFSIHMSLLGQSGFKQLAEINHGEAVTAAEKLEAAGLEILNDSFFNEFTVKLPGSAEKAVEALADKGILGGVPVSRLIPGEAAFENLLLVTVTETNTDEEVDQLVAALKEIANAE, encoded by the coding sequence ATGAGATATATGCCGCATACCGCCGAGGATCGTGCGGAAATGCTGAAAAAGGTTGGTGTGGGATCTGTTGATGATCTCTTCGCTGATATCCCTGAAGAAGCCCGCCTGAAAGGGCTTCTGGATCTGCCGACCCATGCACCAGAAATGGATGTGGACAGAAAAATGCAGGCTTATGGCCTGAAGAACCTGTCGCCATCTGAAAATCCGTGTTTCCTTGGGGCAGGGGCTTATCGCCACCATGTTCCTTCTGTTGTGGATCACCTGATCCAGCGGTCTGAGTTTTTAACCGCCTACACGCCTTACCAGCCGGAAATCAGTCAGGGAACCTTGCAAGCCCTGTTTGAATTTCAAACACAAGTGGCCATGATCACTGGTATGGATGTGGCAAACGCCTCTATGTATGATGGGGCAACAGCCTGCGCAGAAGCTGTTCTGATGGCTTGCCGGGCGACCCGTCGGAAAAAGGCTATTCTCTCCGGTAACCTTCATCCCCATTACCGGGAAGTGACAGAAACAACCGTTCAGTTCACCGAGTTTGAAGTCGCGTCTGATGCGCCTGTGCTGGATGGTGTCGAAGATCTGACTGCCAACCTGGATAAAGATATTGCTTGTGTTGTGGTTCAGAACCCGGATTTCTTTGGTCGCCTCCAGGACTTGAGCGATCTTGCCGATAAATGTCATGAAGTGGGTGCACTTCTGGTCGTTGTGGTCACAGAAATCGTCTCCCTCGGTCTGGTGAAATCACCTGGGGAAATGGGCGCCGATATCGTTGTGGGCGAAGGCCAGTCCATTGGTGTGGCCCTGTCCTACGGTGGACCGTATGTCGGTCTTTTTGCAACGCGCCAGAAATATGTGCGGCAGATGCCCGGCCGTCTGTGCGGTGAAACGGTTGACCAGGAAGGCAACCGTGGCTTTGTGTTGACCCTGTCAACGCGGGAGCAGCATATCCGCCGGGAAAAAGCGACCAGTAACATTTGTACCAACGCTGGTCTCTGTTCACTGGCTTTCAGTATTCACATGAGCCTCCTTGGTCAATCTGGCTTTAAACAACTGGCTGAGATCAACCACGGCGAAGCCGTCACGGCGGCTGAAAAGCTGGAAGCTGCTGGCCTTGAAATTCTCAATGACAGTTTTTTCAATGAATTCACGGTCAAGCTGCCGGGCTCTGCTGAGAAAGCGGTTGAGGCACTTGCTGATAAGGGAATTCTGGGCGGCGTCCCTGTTTCCCGTCTGATTCCGGGTGAAGCTGCTTTTGAAAATCTGCTGCTGGTTACGGTGACAGAGACGAATACAGATGAAGAAGTGGACCAGTTGGTTGCCGCACTGAAGGAGATCGCCAATGCTGAATAA
- the gcvT gene encoding glycine cleavage system aminomethyltransferase GcvT — MGDISEIKQTILHDLHLELGAKMVPFAGYDMPVQYSDGIMKEHLQTRESAGLFDVSHMGQVVIRGDDPAAAIEKLVPGDIQSLKDGEMRYSFLTNEAGGILDDLIITRRSARELFVVVNAACKDQDIAHFKSALSGEVTVEVLEDRALVALQGPKAAEVLARYNPDVATMPFMTYQEMEIGGFPCFVTRSGYTGEDGYEISIPNAAADVLCRKLLSETEVAPIGLGARDSLRLEAGLCLYGHDLTTETTPVSAGLLWAIGKRRREEGGFPGADIILAEIANKPKMKRVGILPEGRAPAREHTEIADLDGNVIGEVTSGGFAPSLQAPIAMGYVPLELSSVGTEIQLIVRGKPRAAKVVKMPFVEQRYYRG; from the coding sequence ATGGGCGACATTTCTGAAATAAAACAAACTATTCTCCATGACTTGCACTTGGAATTGGGTGCAAAAATGGTTCCGTTTGCCGGTTATGATATGCCGGTTCAGTATTCTGATGGCATTATGAAAGAGCATCTGCAGACCCGCGAATCTGCCGGACTGTTTGATGTCTCCCATATGGGCCAGGTTGTTATCCGCGGTGATGATCCCGCTGCCGCTATTGAGAAACTGGTTCCAGGCGATATCCAGTCCCTGAAAGATGGGGAAATGCGATACAGCTTCCTGACGAACGAAGCAGGCGGTATCCTTGACGATCTGATCATCACTCGCCGAAGTGCGCGAGAGCTATTTGTCGTGGTGAACGCTGCGTGTAAGGATCAGGATATTGCGCATTTCAAATCAGCTCTTTCCGGTGAGGTCACTGTTGAGGTGCTGGAAGATCGGGCTCTGGTTGCCTTGCAGGGACCTAAAGCTGCCGAAGTGCTGGCCCGCTACAATCCAGATGTCGCAACGATGCCGTTCATGACCTACCAGGAAATGGAAATTGGGGGCTTCCCTTGCTTTGTAACCCGGTCCGGCTATACGGGCGAAGATGGATACGAAATTTCAATTCCGAATGCCGCTGCTGATGTGCTCTGTCGGAAATTGTTGAGCGAAACTGAAGTTGCTCCGATCGGATTGGGCGCTCGGGACAGCTTGCGTTTAGAGGCGGGGCTATGCCTTTACGGTCATGACCTGACAACTGAAACAACACCTGTATCTGCAGGGCTCCTCTGGGCGATCGGGAAACGGCGCCGCGAAGAGGGGGGCTTTCCAGGAGCTGACATTATTTTGGCAGAAATTGCCAATAAGCCGAAAATGAAGCGTGTCGGGATCTTGCCAGAAGGTCGAGCCCCTGCTCGGGAGCATACTGAGATTGCTGACCTGGACGGCAATGTGATCGGAGAGGTGACCTCAGGCGGTTTTGCACCAAGTCTGCAGGCCCCCATCGCCATGGGATATGTTCCGCTGGAACTGTCGTCTGTGGGAACTGAAATTCAATTGATCGTCCGCGGGAAGCCAAGGGCGGCAAAAGTTGTTAAAATGCCATTTGTTGAGCAACGTTATTATCGCGGCTGA
- the thrB gene encoding homoserine kinase: protein MAVYTEISDDELDQLLEQYDLGELLSCKGIAEGVENSNFLLHTEKGFYILTLYEKRVNADDLPFFLGLMDHLATHGYVSPRPISDKTGSSLTQVAGRPAAIIEFLEGRSIKRITPEHCGLLGDSLADLHQSAASFKLSRDNSLNQSSWQELFDNSIASATDGILLDDERQEIQRELDYLAANWPTDLPSGVIHADLFPDNIFFLGGKVSGVIDYYFACNDFLAYDIAICLNAWCFETDHSFNITKARKLLQSYSARRDLSQTELDMLPLLCRGAAMRFYLTRLYDWINQIEGALVKPKDPSEYLRKIRFHQDVKSIASYGL from the coding sequence GTGGCGGTCTATACAGAAATTTCAGATGATGAACTGGATCAGTTACTAGAGCAGTACGATCTAGGTGAATTGCTGTCCTGCAAAGGGATCGCCGAAGGCGTTGAGAATTCCAATTTCCTCCTGCATACGGAAAAAGGATTTTATATCCTGACCCTCTATGAAAAACGCGTCAATGCAGATGATCTTCCCTTCTTTTTGGGGTTGATGGACCATCTGGCCACGCACGGATATGTCTCTCCTAGGCCGATTTCCGACAAGACAGGATCATCTCTGACACAGGTGGCTGGCCGCCCGGCAGCCATTATTGAATTTCTCGAAGGTCGCTCCATCAAGCGGATCACGCCCGAACATTGTGGCCTACTGGGTGACAGTCTGGCTGATCTGCATCAAAGCGCCGCCAGTTTCAAGCTGAGCCGGGACAACTCGCTGAACCAGTCCAGTTGGCAGGAGCTTTTCGATAACAGCATCGCCTCAGCGACTGATGGCATTCTTCTCGATGATGAACGGCAGGAAATTCAACGTGAACTGGATTACCTCGCCGCAAATTGGCCGACTGATTTACCATCAGGCGTTATTCACGCAGACCTGTTTCCCGATAATATCTTTTTCCTGGGCGGCAAGGTGAGCGGTGTCATCGATTATTATTTCGCCTGTAATGACTTTCTCGCATACGACATTGCCATCTGTCTTAACGCCTGGTGTTTTGAAACTGATCATAGCTTCAATATTACAAAAGCCCGCAAACTTCTTCAGTCTTATTCTGCACGGCGCGATTTAAGTCAGACAGAATTAGATATGCTGCCCCTTCTTTGTCGGGGAGCAGCCATGCGCTTTTATCTAACCCGTTTATATGATTGGATAAATCAAATTGAAGGGGCCCTTGTCAAACCCAAGGACCCTTCAGAATATTTGCGAAAAATTCGCTTCCATCAGGATGTAAAAAGCATTGCATCCTATGGGCTTTAA
- a CDS encoding F0F1 ATP synthase subunit B yields the protein MHYDAFWVAVAFFIFLGVLVYFKVPGVIAKQLDARADRIKNELEEAQRLREEAQAMFADYQRRQRDALATAEEIVAKAKEDAEIIRKESEAELAAALTRRQELAEAKIRQAEEKALSEVQNVAVEISIAAAEKLMKDNLKAKEAGALIDQSIKDLGSQLN from the coding sequence ATGCATTATGATGCTTTTTGGGTCGCCGTCGCATTCTTCATCTTCTTGGGTGTACTTGTGTACTTCAAAGTACCAGGTGTCATTGCCAAGCAGTTGGATGCCCGCGCAGATCGGATCAAAAACGAGCTGGAAGAAGCACAGCGCTTGCGTGAAGAAGCACAAGCCATGTTTGCCGATTACCAGCGCCGTCAGCGTGATGCCCTGGCAACTGCCGAGGAAATCGTCGCTAAGGCTAAGGAAGATGCTGAAATCATCCGCAAGGAAAGCGAAGCTGAGCTTGCAGCTGCCCTGACACGTCGTCAGGAACTGGCTGAAGCCAAAATTCGCCAGGCGGAAGAAAAAGCTCTGTCAGAAGTCCAGAACGTTGCCGTTGAGATCTCCATCGCAGCTGCTGAAAAGCTGATGAAGGACAATCTCAAAGCCAAGGAAGCTGGTGCGCTGATTGATCAATCTATCAAGGATCTGGGTTCCCAATTGAACTAA
- the gcvPB gene encoding aminomethyl-transferring glycine dehydrogenase subunit GcvPB encodes MLNNVGRPTRPEGTSGNVDLDGTFTGNKALNLETPLIFEQGVKGRVGVDLRAPKKVKNRLGGLERPEDPELPDLSEPQVLRHYVRLSRQNYSIDAGFYPLGSCTMKHNPRINEKAARMKGLGDIHPMQPVSTVQGALELIDDLGHWLKTITGMPAVAMSPAAGAHGELCGVMAIRAAHDAKGESRTRILVPESAHGTNPATAALCGYKVESVPARADGRMDLEAFEAALGPDVAGVMLTNPNTCGLFENDIKKIADLVHAAGGYFYCDGANLNAILGRTRPGDLGVDAMHINLHKTFSTPHGGGGPGSGPVVLSEALADFAPVPYVVNGKDGYGLQEHVSGDATASFGRMKTFHGQMGMFIRAMAYMLSHGSDGLRQIAEDAVLNANYVRVGLNDLLHSPFDGICMHEALFDDSTLKDTGVTTLDIAKAMIDEGYHPMTMYFPLVVHGAMLIEPTESETKETLDLFIGSLRHLIEKAKTSNDPDFFKQAPHFAPRRRLDETAAARKPILRWSAENDAA; translated from the coding sequence ATGCTGAATAATGTTGGACGTCCAACCCGGCCTGAAGGCACTTCTGGCAATGTGGATCTGGATGGGACCTTTACAGGTAACAAAGCCCTCAACCTCGAAACGCCACTGATTTTTGAGCAAGGGGTCAAGGGACGCGTTGGAGTTGACCTGCGTGCGCCTAAGAAGGTGAAGAACCGCCTTGGTGGACTTGAACGCCCCGAAGATCCTGAATTGCCAGATCTGTCGGAACCTCAGGTCCTTCGCCATTACGTGCGTCTGAGCCGCCAGAATTATTCTATTGATGCCGGGTTCTATCCGCTTGGCTCCTGCACCATGAAGCACAACCCCCGCATTAACGAAAAAGCGGCACGCATGAAAGGTCTTGGGGATATTCATCCTATGCAGCCTGTCAGCACCGTTCAGGGGGCGCTGGAACTGATTGATGATCTTGGCCATTGGCTAAAGACCATCACCGGCATGCCTGCCGTTGCCATGTCACCTGCCGCGGGCGCCCATGGGGAACTCTGCGGTGTGATGGCAATCCGGGCCGCTCATGATGCCAAGGGCGAAAGCCGGACCCGTATTCTGGTCCCTGAATCAGCTCATGGCACCAACCCGGCAACGGCTGCTCTTTGTGGGTATAAGGTAGAATCAGTGCCTGCCCGTGCAGACGGCCGGATGGATCTGGAGGCATTTGAAGCTGCCCTCGGACCTGATGTTGCGGGTGTCATGCTGACCAACCCGAACACTTGTGGTCTTTTTGAAAATGACATCAAGAAAATCGCAGATTTGGTTCACGCTGCCGGTGGGTACTTCTATTGCGATGGTGCCAACCTCAACGCCATTCTGGGCCGGACACGGCCGGGTGACCTGGGTGTGGATGCCATGCATATCAACCTGCACAAAACCTTTTCCACGCCTCATGGCGGCGGCGGACCGGGTTCTGGTCCTGTTGTACTCTCTGAGGCATTGGCTGACTTTGCGCCGGTTCCCTATGTCGTCAATGGCAAGGATGGCTATGGGCTACAGGAGCATGTCAGCGGCGATGCCACGGCAAGCTTTGGCCGGATGAAGACTTTCCATGGACAGATGGGTATGTTTATCCGGGCTATGGCGTATATGCTGAGCCATGGATCAGATGGCCTTCGCCAGATTGCTGAGGATGCAGTTCTGAACGCCAACTATGTTCGGGTCGGCTTGAACGATCTGCTGCATTCACCGTTCGATGGGATTTGCATGCATGAAGCGCTCTTCGATGACAGCACCTTGAAGGATACAGGGGTGACCACCCTTGATATCGCCAAGGCAATGATTGATGAGGGCTATCATCCTATGACCATGTATTTCCCACTGGTCGTGCATGGCGCCATGCTGATCGAGCCAACAGAAAGCGAAACCAAGGAAACATTGGATCTCTTTATTGGTAGTCTTCGCCATCTCATTGAGAAAGCAAAGACCAGCAATGATCCGGACTTCTTCAAGCAGGCACCGCACTTTGCACCGCGTCGTCGCCTTGATGAAACGGCTGCTGCCCGTAAACCAATCCTCCGTTGGAGTGCGGAAAACGACGCAGCCTGA
- a CDS encoding F0F1 ATP synthase subunit B', whose translation MPQLNIADFPPQLVWLVISFVILYIMMAKVAVPRISEVLENRQDRIARDLDEAKRLSEESDKAKADYEAALDKARSEAHAMVSELKADLAKEQEASQADLEAQLAEKAKAAEASIASARETALSNVRTIAGEAAKATVAKLISVEVTDKDVEAAVEANAKGRA comes from the coding sequence ATGCCGCAATTAAATATTGCAGACTTTCCTCCACAGCTTGTGTGGCTGGTAATCTCCTTCGTGATCTTATACATCATGATGGCGAAGGTTGCTGTGCCACGCATCTCTGAGGTTCTGGAAAATCGTCAAGACCGTATTGCCCGGGATCTCGATGAAGCCAAGCGCCTCAGCGAGGAATCCGACAAGGCAAAAGCGGATTATGAAGCTGCACTGGACAAAGCCCGGAGCGAGGCACATGCCATGGTTTCCGAGCTGAAAGCTGACCTTGCTAAAGAGCAGGAAGCTAGCCAGGCCGATCTTGAAGCCCAATTGGCCGAAAAAGCCAAAGCTGCGGAAGCCAGTATCGCATCTGCACGGGAAACAGCACTGTCCAACGTTCGGACAATCGCTGGTGAGGCCGCGAAAGCGACTGTTGCCAAGCTGATTTCTGTGGAAGTCACTGACAAAGATGTTGAAGCTGCTGTGGAAGCAAATGCGAAAGGACGTGCCTAA
- a CDS encoding AtpZ/AtpI family protein, with amino-acid sequence MTDSDPDEKKEFKARLEKARKEHVEKSWDGNLKVEQGSALGRAWRLSVEMIAALIVCGVFGWMLDNWLETRPIFLLVFVVIGMIVGVYNVIKVATRMNQANIDE; translated from the coding sequence ATGACAGACTCTGACCCGGACGAGAAGAAAGAATTCAAGGCTCGACTTGAGAAAGCCCGCAAGGAACATGTAGAAAAGTCCTGGGACGGGAATTTGAAAGTTGAGCAAGGCAGTGCGTTAGGACGAGCCTGGCGTCTCTCGGTTGAGATGATAGCGGCTCTGATTGTATGCGGTGTTTTTGGCTGGATGCTCGACAATTGGTTGGAGACCCGGCCTATATTTTTGTTAGTGTTTGTTGTGATTGGCATGATTGTTGGCGTTTATAACGTAATCAAGGTTGCCACTCGAATGAACCAGGCAAATATTGATGAATAA
- a CDS encoding F0F1 ATP synthase subunit C, which yields MELEAARMIGAGLATIALAGVGLGLGNIFGSYISGSLRNPAAAPKVFGNVLLGFALTEAVALFALVIALIILFV from the coding sequence ATGGAATTAGAAGCCGCTAGAATGATTGGTGCCGGCCTTGCAACTATCGCCCTTGCTGGTGTTGGTCTGGGTCTGGGTAACATCTTCGGATCTTACATCTCAGGTTCTCTACGCAACCCAGCAGCTGCACCAAAAGTATTTGGTAACGTTCTGCTCGGCTTTGCTCTGACAGAAGCTGTTGCTCTGTTCGCACTGGTTATCGCTCTGATCATCCTGTTCGTTTAA
- a CDS encoding methyl-accepting chemotaxis protein — translation MTITTIALIVIAFLIPAGVALFYRSKAVKAAKERDNMLLMLESRASDYDATSAVASGTGSILEELSRTAEVCKTISEGNFEARILNIDPSGPLANLQWSVNELVDRIDAFMREAEASMQHVVDQKYYRKILEFDMSGSFKKTANRINACTTSFDERTKQFETVILQFEQQIGSVAHAISESSRTVQGSAHNLSDNAGSTADQAKRVSTAAHSASQAVQTVASSAEEMAASIQEIGRQIQHSMNNTNTARETAQSGNIKIKGLADAAQSIGEVVKLIEDIASQTNLLALNATIEAARAGDAGKGFAVVANEVKNLANQTAKATEDISRQIVDIQAATTDAVQSMDTINASIEDINNAVQTIATAVDEQSTATREISQSVLSASNNTEEVSQNIASVESSADQTSSTSNALLQEATGLQNKSEELEHNVAGFLSQVRKVV, via the coding sequence ATGACTATTACTACAATTGCCCTAATCGTTATTGCCTTCCTAATCCCAGCAGGGGTCGCCCTGTTCTATCGCTCTAAAGCTGTTAAAGCTGCCAAAGAGCGGGACAATATGCTTCTTATGCTGGAATCAAGAGCGTCTGACTATGATGCCACTTCCGCAGTCGCATCTGGTACCGGCAGCATACTTGAGGAACTTTCCAGAACCGCAGAGGTCTGCAAAACTATATCCGAGGGGAATTTTGAGGCCCGGATCCTTAATATTGATCCGAGTGGCCCACTCGCCAACTTGCAGTGGTCTGTCAACGAACTGGTAGACCGCATTGACGCCTTCATGCGCGAGGCTGAAGCCTCCATGCAGCATGTAGTTGACCAGAAATACTACCGGAAAATCCTTGAATTCGATATGTCCGGATCTTTCAAGAAAACAGCTAACCGGATCAACGCCTGCACAACGTCTTTCGATGAGCGAACCAAACAGTTCGAGACAGTTATCCTGCAGTTCGAACAACAAATTGGTTCTGTTGCACATGCAATCTCAGAAAGCTCAAGAACCGTTCAAGGATCTGCCCACAACCTTTCAGATAATGCGGGTAGCACTGCGGATCAGGCAAAACGGGTTAGCACTGCGGCCCATAGTGCTTCTCAAGCGGTACAGACAGTGGCAAGTTCTGCAGAAGAAATGGCAGCCTCCATTCAGGAAATCGGCCGCCAGATCCAGCATTCCATGAACAATACCAATACTGCACGTGAAACAGCGCAAAGCGGCAATATCAAGATTAAAGGCCTTGCTGATGCTGCCCAGTCTATCGGTGAAGTGGTCAAACTGATTGAAGATATCGCCAGCCAGACTAACCTTCTCGCACTGAATGCGACAATTGAGGCTGCTCGTGCAGGTGATGCCGGCAAAGGCTTCGCCGTTGTTGCCAATGAAGTGAAAAACCTGGCGAACCAGACAGCTAAAGCGACAGAAGACATCAGTCGCCAGATCGTTGACATTCAGGCAGCGACCACTGATGCGGTTCAATCCATGGATACAATCAACGCATCTATCGAAGACATCAACAACGCGGTTCAGACCATTGCCACCGCGGTTGATGAGCAAAGCACTGCAACGAGGGAAATTTCACAAAGCGTTCTGAGCGCTTCCAACAACACTGAGGAAGTCTCCCAGAATATTGCAAGTGTCGAAAGTTCAGCAGATCAGACATCGTCCACTAGCAATGCCTTGTTACAGGAAGCCACAGGCCTTCAGAACAAATCCGAAGAGCTGGAACACAATGTGGCAGGCTTCCTCTCTCAGGTTCGAAAAGTCGTTTGA
- the gcvH gene encoding glycine cleavage system protein GcvH, with amino-acid sequence MSIKYTKDHEWVTVDGDVATIGISVYAQEQLGDVVFVEVPEMDQSLGKSDSLAVVESVKAASDVYTPVSGEVVEVNSELEDNPSLVNEDAEGSGWFAKLKISDAGELDELMSADEYKEYVEGLG; translated from the coding sequence ATGAGCATCAAATATACCAAAGATCATGAATGGGTAACCGTTGACGGCGATGTCGCAACTATCGGCATTAGCGTCTATGCACAGGAACAGCTTGGCGACGTTGTCTTCGTTGAAGTGCCTGAAATGGATCAATCTCTTGGTAAATCTGACAGCCTGGCTGTTGTTGAAAGCGTGAAAGCGGCTTCAGACGTCTACACACCGGTGAGCGGTGAAGTGGTTGAGGTCAATTCCGAGCTTGAAGACAACCCGTCTCTTGTCAATGAAGATGCAGAAGGCAGCGGTTGGTTCGCAAAGCTTAAAATCTCCGATGCCGGAGAGCTGGACGAGCTGATGAGTGCCGATGAGTATAAAGAATATGTGGAAGGTCTTGGCTAA